One genomic segment of Kordiimonas sp. SCSIO 12603 includes these proteins:
- a CDS encoding 5-carboxymethyl-2-hydroxymuconate Delta-isomerase yields MPHLVIEHSSDIAEGADVNTLMQTAHAGAVESGLFGLHDIKVRAYPCPHSLIGGEENSFLHITIYLLSGRSQETKKALTTLVLDKFTKLGLDVSSLSVDARDMDREVYSKITR; encoded by the coding sequence ATGCCTCATCTTGTAATTGAGCATTCATCTGATATTGCTGAAGGTGCCGATGTTAATACACTTATGCAAACGGCTCATGCGGGTGCCGTTGAAAGTGGCTTGTTTGGGCTGCATGATATAAAAGTAAGAGCTTACCCATGCCCTCACTCGCTAATTGGCGGGGAAGAAAATTCTTTCTTACACATAACAATTTATCTCTTGTCTGGGCGTTCTCAGGAAACCAAAAAAGCACTTACAACACTTGTGCTGGATAAATTTACCAAACTTGGGCTGGATGTGAGTTCACTGAGTGTTGATGCAAGAGATATGGACAGAGAGGTCTACAGTAAGATAACTCGGTAG
- a CDS encoding protein-disulfide reductase DsbD, producing the protein MTFFSKLAVSLFVLFATASANAQELFQYKDSHSDVALYAEKTAANNEEPLWLAFRIEPKEGWHSYWKNYGDSGAAPILEWTLPEGVTVGEPLYGTPYRMPVGPLMNYGYEGASSLLIPLTIAENYTGDTVEVQLSAEWLVCEIECVPQVGEWSFSIPVGQAENINANIFAEARSMLPELSYWDATLSVSQNASELLVFVDESELEGLKSAYFYPESEGVALYADTQTWEVSGDGLRLRIPREGELEPTTGNGILELEFDDGRKTALELEPTLNSALSVAGTDNTPVQIDQSYDLPIWQAAMFAFFGGMILNLMPCVFPVLSLKAFALISANHKTTDGRRKEGWAYTFGIWISFMIIVAVLMILRAGGAAIGWGFQLQDPVFVGLLAILMVIVALSLGGMFNIGLGGAEGAGQTLAEKDGLKGAFFKGVLATLVATPCTAPLMAPAIGFALTQSILTVTLVFSMLAFGLAAPFLALSYSETLARMMPRPGAWMEKVKQGLAFPMLLTAVWLIYIFDVQAGGIATMILLMGIIGIAFGLWLWQQTSGTVGRAISVIFIAGAAGYALYQASISSPAPTAVDESVYAYTPETVAELRAEGEPVFVYFTAEWCITCKVNEQVALNSSEVKDAFKNKGIKIVKGDWTNRNAEIAEILAKYGRAGVPLYLFFPAGASEAKVLPEILTPSIVVEAL; encoded by the coding sequence GTGACTTTTTTTTCCAAATTAGCTGTTTCTTTGTTTGTGCTTTTCGCTACTGCATCCGCAAATGCGCAGGAACTATTCCAGTATAAAGATAGCCACAGCGATGTTGCACTATATGCTGAGAAAACTGCAGCTAATAATGAAGAGCCACTTTGGCTCGCTTTTCGTATAGAGCCAAAAGAAGGCTGGCATAGTTACTGGAAAAACTATGGGGACAGCGGTGCAGCGCCTATTCTTGAATGGACATTGCCGGAGGGTGTGACAGTTGGTGAACCACTTTACGGCACACCATACAGAATGCCTGTTGGCCCGCTCATGAACTACGGCTATGAAGGTGCATCAAGCCTCCTTATACCTCTTACAATTGCTGAAAACTATACAGGTGATACAGTTGAAGTTCAGCTTTCTGCTGAATGGCTTGTATGTGAAATTGAATGCGTTCCTCAGGTTGGCGAATGGTCTTTTAGTATTCCTGTGGGACAGGCTGAAAACATCAACGCCAATATCTTTGCCGAGGCACGTTCCATGTTGCCTGAGCTTTCTTATTGGGATGCAACGCTTTCGGTTTCTCAAAATGCCAGCGAACTATTGGTTTTTGTTGATGAAAGCGAATTGGAAGGTTTGAAATCAGCATACTTCTATCCTGAGAGCGAAGGCGTTGCACTTTATGCTGACACACAGACATGGGAAGTATCAGGCGATGGCCTGAGGTTACGTATCCCCCGTGAAGGTGAGCTAGAGCCAACTACAGGCAACGGTATTCTTGAACTGGAATTTGATGATGGACGCAAGACAGCGCTTGAGCTTGAACCAACACTTAACTCCGCACTTTCAGTAGCAGGCACTGATAACACACCGGTACAAATCGACCAAAGTTATGATTTGCCAATATGGCAGGCTGCAATGTTTGCTTTCTTTGGCGGCATGATCCTTAACCTGATGCCGTGTGTATTCCCTGTACTTTCGCTTAAAGCATTTGCTCTAATTTCAGCGAACCACAAAACAACAGATGGGCGCAGAAAAGAAGGATGGGCTTATACTTTTGGTATCTGGATCAGCTTCATGATCATTGTTGCTGTGCTTATGATCCTTCGTGCTGGTGGAGCAGCAATTGGTTGGGGCTTCCAGCTTCAAGACCCAGTGTTCGTTGGTTTGCTTGCTATTCTCATGGTTATCGTGGCGTTATCTCTTGGCGGTATGTTTAATATTGGCCTAGGCGGCGCAGAAGGAGCAGGACAAACTCTTGCAGAAAAGGATGGCCTCAAAGGTGCTTTCTTTAAAGGTGTTCTTGCAACGCTTGTGGCAACACCATGTACGGCACCACTTATGGCACCAGCTATTGGGTTTGCTCTTACTCAATCAATACTCACTGTAACACTTGTTTTCTCAATGCTCGCTTTTGGCCTTGCAGCACCATTCCTTGCTTTATCTTACAGTGAAACACTCGCTCGCATGATGCCTCGCCCAGGCGCTTGGATGGAAAAGGTAAAACAAGGTCTTGCTTTCCCAATGCTGCTAACAGCGGTTTGGCTCATTTATATCTTTGATGTGCAGGCAGGCGGAATTGCGACAATGATTTTGCTGATGGGCATTATCGGTATCGCTTTTGGCCTATGGTTATGGCAGCAAACGAGCGGAACAGTAGGGCGTGCTATCAGTGTCATTTTTATTGCAGGCGCTGCGGGCTATGCGCTTTATCAAGCTAGCATTTCATCACCGGCACCTACAGCGGTCGACGAAAGTGTTTATGCATATACGCCTGAAACAGTCGCCGAATTGCGTGCTGAAGGTGAGCCAGTTTTTGTATATTTTACAGCAGAATGGTGCATTACCTGTAAGGTGAATGAACAAGTGGCACTTAACAGTTCAGAAGTAAAAGATGCTTTTAAAAACAAAGGTATCAAGATTGTTAAAGGCGACTGGACCAATAGAAATGCAGAAATTGCTGAAATCTTAGCGAAATATGGCAGGGCAGGTGTGCCTCTCTATCTATTCTTCCCAGCAGGGGCATCTGAGGCTAAAGTACTTCCGGAAATTCTAACACCAAGTATTGTTGTTGAGGCGCTATAA
- the def gene encoding peptide deformylase: MPVRQLFFGTDPELRKKAVHVGVVDDTVRSDINDMFESLYEYRGIGIGANMVGIFKRIIVIDLQEDGSKNPIAMVNPEITWKSDNLVKQEEASLCFPGISAEISRPDAVEVEYLDEEGSERSMKAEGWLATVIQHEMDYLDGKSYLDHLSKMKKDRLIKKMVKAQKQNSHNHSCCEDPNCSTSH, encoded by the coding sequence ATGCCAGTACGTCAGTTATTTTTCGGAACAGATCCAGAGCTTCGGAAGAAAGCAGTTCATGTAGGCGTGGTAGATGATACGGTCAGATCAGATATTAATGATATGTTTGAAAGCCTATATGAATACCGCGGTATTGGAATTGGGGCTAATATGGTTGGTATATTCAAACGTATCATCGTGATTGATCTGCAGGAAGATGGCAGCAAAAACCCGATTGCGATGGTGAACCCGGAGATTACTTGGAAGTCTGATAATCTTGTAAAACAAGAAGAAGCCTCTCTCTGTTTTCCCGGCATTTCTGCGGAAATCAGCAGGCCTGATGCTGTTGAAGTAGAGTATCTTGATGAAGAAGGTTCTGAACGGAGCATGAAAGCTGAAGGCTGGCTGGCCACAGTCATCCAACATGAAATGGATTACTTGGATGGAAAAAGTTATCTGGACCATTTATCCAAAATGAAAAAAGATCGGCTTATTAAAAAGATGGTAAAAGCTCAGAAACAAAATTCACACAACCACAGCTGCTGTGAAGATCCAAATTGCTCTACCAGTCATTAG
- a CDS encoding PAS domain-containing hybrid sensor histidine kinase/response regulator, translated as MQIRELIKLERGGFLFVAGLALACLVLIGLNLNIGGNTNSVDEKWQRYTDQQSDKMVLVTQLRKELGYGGMIHEFKNYVLRHDPAYLDIVWAKLGGAEAALAEYKTLPISDTEKVALIDLQNTIAEYRKAVLEASDLVAEGKASVEVDRAVRVDDGPGLVALYALSEEAGLTSKSSQHSKADLVNSLRAALGYGGMIHEFKNFILRGDKRRIDRAAAKADAANRAIKGYLSLAVNQNEVTALNDIQATLSAYQLVFETAVKLKVEGLSPQEIDTEVRVDDIPALEGFVDLSYEHQLQSAENAAAVEGALSTARRMISISLWATVLIVTILMAVAIWNIYDRYNREMMLRANEGRTRAIVENSIDGIIVIDSRGIIQEFNKGAESIFQYSAKEIIGRNVSLLMPIHLAREHDGFLKRYLKTGEAKIIGFGREVIGMRQDNSQFHMHLSLNELRLGSEVYFTGIVRDITEAKQAEEALMRAKEEAEHANKAKSEFLASMSHEIRTPMTGVMGLADLLLDDKLSKGSKEKVYRIKDATRSLLTILNDILDISKLEANKMAIESLDFHLPGMLEDALGFFEEKRKGVRRQDLKLELKMSDDLPTTINADPTRLRQVLMNLIGNAVKFTKKGGVTLTASILRSEKEESIKIEVRDTGIGMAKETIGKLFADFTQADASITRRFEGTGLGLSICKRLVELMGGEIGVESEIGIGSRFWFTLPYHAAETEVLAPTLKAKSELTQYEANRKLSVLIAEDNMLLQHIISEMIGGFGHEFHIVENGAEAIQAVESEDFDLVLMDVRMPEVSGTDASIAIRKMGGLKRRIPIIAITADAMEEHKAEYHEAGMDACVTKPIDRDELVKTIDSVLGEAIHHAVGDCSTEPVKQEQSSAKNNPTVPKDKSNALVGLLDELK; from the coding sequence ATGCAGATTAGAGAACTGATAAAACTCGAGCGTGGCGGCTTTCTTTTTGTTGCGGGACTTGCATTAGCTTGTTTAGTCCTTATCGGATTAAATTTAAATATCGGTGGTAATACCAATTCGGTTGACGAAAAGTGGCAACGTTATACGGATCAACAATCTGATAAAATGGTTCTTGTGACCCAGCTTAGAAAAGAGCTGGGTTATGGGGGGATGATCCACGAGTTTAAGAATTATGTATTGCGTCATGATCCTGCCTACCTTGATATAGTTTGGGCTAAATTAGGCGGTGCTGAAGCTGCTTTGGCTGAATATAAAACCTTGCCTATCTCAGATACTGAGAAGGTTGCGCTCATTGACCTTCAAAACACAATAGCTGAATATCGCAAAGCAGTCCTTGAAGCTTCAGATCTCGTCGCAGAGGGGAAAGCTTCTGTGGAGGTAGATCGTGCGGTAAGGGTGGATGACGGACCGGGTCTGGTAGCGCTTTACGCATTATCGGAAGAGGCTGGTTTAACCAGTAAAAGTTCACAGCACTCTAAGGCAGACTTGGTTAACTCATTGAGAGCTGCCCTTGGGTATGGGGGGATGATCCATGAGTTTAAGAATTTCATATTAAGAGGCGATAAGAGGCGCATAGACAGGGCTGCAGCTAAGGCCGATGCTGCTAATCGTGCTATAAAAGGCTACCTTTCGTTGGCGGTTAATCAAAACGAGGTAACCGCACTAAATGATATTCAAGCAACCCTTTCAGCTTATCAGTTAGTGTTCGAAACCGCTGTAAAATTAAAAGTTGAAGGGCTATCCCCACAAGAAATCGATACCGAAGTTAGGGTGGATGATATTCCTGCGTTAGAAGGATTTGTCGACCTTAGCTATGAACACCAACTCCAAAGTGCAGAAAATGCTGCCGCGGTTGAAGGTGCGCTCAGTACCGCAAGAAGAATGATTTCTATTAGTCTTTGGGCCACAGTTTTGATTGTTACCATCTTAATGGCAGTTGCCATTTGGAATATATACGATCGCTACAATAGGGAGATGATGTTAAGGGCGAACGAGGGCCGTACCAGAGCAATCGTGGAAAACTCTATTGACGGCATTATCGTCATCGATTCACGAGGTATTATTCAAGAATTTAACAAAGGTGCGGAGAGTATCTTCCAGTATTCCGCTAAGGAGATCATTGGCCGTAATGTCTCGCTGCTAATGCCTATTCATCTTGCACGCGAACATGATGGTTTTCTGAAGCGGTACCTTAAAACCGGAGAAGCGAAGATTATCGGCTTCGGTCGTGAAGTGATAGGGATGCGGCAGGACAATTCCCAGTTCCATATGCATCTTTCATTAAATGAGCTGCGCCTTGGCAGTGAAGTATATTTTACCGGCATTGTCAGAGATATCACTGAAGCCAAACAAGCAGAAGAAGCTTTGATGAGAGCGAAAGAAGAAGCTGAACACGCAAACAAAGCGAAATCAGAGTTTCTTGCCAGCATGAGCCATGAAATCAGAACACCAATGACAGGTGTTATGGGGCTCGCTGACCTACTGCTTGATGACAAGCTTTCCAAAGGTAGTAAAGAGAAAGTCTACCGGATTAAAGATGCAACCCGTTCACTCCTCACTATTTTGAACGACATTTTGGATATTTCAAAACTTGAAGCCAACAAAATGGCAATTGAAAGTTTGGATTTCCATTTGCCGGGGATGCTTGAAGATGCGCTGGGTTTTTTTGAGGAAAAACGAAAAGGCGTTAGAAGACAAGACCTCAAGCTGGAACTGAAGATGTCTGATGATTTGCCAACAACAATTAATGCAGACCCAACCAGATTGCGACAGGTTCTAATGAACCTGATAGGAAATGCTGTTAAATTTACGAAGAAGGGCGGGGTTACACTAACGGCTTCTATTTTAAGGTCCGAGAAAGAGGAGTCTATTAAGATAGAAGTTCGAGATACCGGCATCGGCATGGCCAAGGAGACCATCGGTAAACTCTTTGCGGATTTCACTCAGGCAGATGCCTCAATTACCCGAAGGTTTGAAGGAACAGGGCTCGGGCTTTCAATCTGTAAGAGGCTTGTCGAACTTATGGGCGGTGAGATTGGTGTGGAGAGTGAGATAGGCATCGGTAGTCGGTTCTGGTTTACATTGCCGTATCATGCGGCTGAAACGGAAGTATTGGCGCCAACACTGAAAGCCAAATCGGAACTTACACAATACGAAGCGAACAGGAAGCTATCTGTGCTGATCGCGGAGGATAATATGCTCCTTCAGCATATCATTAGCGAAATGATTGGTGGTTTCGGCCATGAATTCCATATTGTAGAAAACGGTGCAGAGGCAATTCAGGCTGTAGAAAGTGAAGATTTCGATCTTGTTCTTATGGACGTTAGGATGCCTGAAGTATCAGGAACGGATGCATCCATAGCTATTCGCAAGATGGGCGGGCTTAAGCGGCGTATTCCAATTATTGCCATCACTGCTGATGCTATGGAGGAGCATAAAGCAGAATATCATGAGGCTGGGATGGATGCTTGTGTTACCAAACCAATTGATCGAGATGAGTTAGTAAAAACCATTGATAGTGTGCTAGGGGAAGCAATCCACCATGCAGTTGGGGATTGCAGCACAGAGCCAGTAAAGCAGGAACAATCATCAGCTAAAAACAATCCAACAGTTCCTAAAGATAAATCAAATGCTCTGGTTGGGTTGCTGGATGAGTTAAAATAA
- a CDS encoding redoxin domain-containing protein: MRGVILTYLFILASMTSPIMAQPVVGEKAPAFIGLKSNGDTINLEDLKGSYVVLEWTNHECPYVKKHYNSGNMQKTQESLTSQGVHWISVISSAPGKQGHVSASEATEIATKRGSYATSIVLDPSGEIGRAYRAKTTPQMVLIDPEGDILYQGAIDNKPSARISSLEGASNYLLTAWNEVRNGEQVSVRETKPYGCTIKYGDTQGYK, encoded by the coding sequence ATGCGTGGAGTAATCTTAACCTATTTGTTTATTCTTGCGAGTATGACCTCACCAATCATGGCTCAGCCTGTAGTAGGTGAAAAAGCACCAGCATTCATTGGTTTAAAGTCGAACGGTGACACAATTAATCTGGAAGACCTTAAGGGCAGTTATGTAGTTCTTGAATGGACTAATCATGAATGTCCGTATGTTAAAAAGCATTATAACAGCGGCAACATGCAAAAAACGCAAGAATCCTTAACTTCGCAGGGCGTTCACTGGATATCTGTTATTTCTTCAGCGCCAGGCAAGCAGGGACATGTTTCAGCTAGTGAGGCGACGGAAATAGCAACGAAACGCGGGTCATACGCTACATCAATCGTCTTGGACCCATCTGGTGAAATTGGCCGTGCGTACCGCGCAAAAACAACGCCTCAAATGGTGTTAATTGATCCTGAAGGCGATATTCTTTATCAAGGCGCCATAGATAATAAGCCATCTGCTCGTATTTCTTCTTTGGAAGGTGCTAGCAACTATTTACTGACAGCATGGAATGAAGTTCGAAATGGTGAGCAAGTTTCGGTAAGAGAAACTAAACCTTACGGCTGCACTATAAAATACGGCGATACTCAAGGTTACAAATAA
- a CDS encoding DUF4399 domain-containing protein: MNFLKTSVIAVACVFSTATIADERTPSKEGAEVYFISPKNGETISGPVTVKFGLKGMGVAPAGVEQEGTGHHHLIIDVPLPPVDDYIPMDENHRHFGGGQTEVTIELKPGKHTLQLLLADQYHLPHLPALYSEKITIIVK, translated from the coding sequence ATGAATTTTCTAAAAACCTCTGTAATTGCTGTAGCTTGCGTGTTCTCAACGGCTACTATTGCCGATGAAAGAACCCCTTCAAAAGAAGGTGCTGAAGTTTATTTTATTAGTCCAAAGAACGGGGAAACGATCTCTGGCCCGGTTACCGTGAAGTTTGGTTTGAAAGGTATGGGAGTAGCGCCCGCAGGCGTTGAGCAGGAAGGTACCGGACACCATCACCTAATCATTGATGTACCGCTGCCACCTGTTGATGATTATATTCCAATGGATGAAAATCACCGCCACTTCGGTGGTGGGCAGACTGAGGTAACGATCGAGTTAAAGCCCGGTAAGCATACACTGCAGCTTCTTTTGGCGGATCAATATCATCTGCCGCACCTACCTGCGCTATATTCAGAAAAAATAACAATAATAGTTAAATAA
- a CDS encoding acetyltransferase: MYSDSSQISLNENTLIGIYGAGGFAREVMPLVRDMLEATDLDVLREQLVFIETTASTDEVNGFKVLSEDAFFEMPHEDKLFNVAIADSKAREAIANRCIEKGAKPLAVEARTAASLAQNDIGEGALLCGNTIITANAKIGKFFHANIFSYVAHDCVIGDYVTFAPRVNCNGNVHIKDHAYIGTGAILKQGSSEKPLIIGEGAIVGMGAVVTKDVPANTVVVGNPARPLGK; encoded by the coding sequence ATGTATTCTGATAGCTCTCAAATTTCTCTCAATGAAAATACATTAATAGGTATTTATGGCGCAGGTGGATTTGCTCGGGAAGTGATGCCTTTAGTTAGAGATATGCTCGAGGCTACCGATTTAGATGTATTGAGAGAACAGCTCGTTTTTATTGAGACAACAGCCTCAACCGATGAAGTGAATGGTTTTAAAGTTTTATCTGAGGATGCCTTTTTTGAAATGCCGCATGAAGACAAGCTATTTAATGTAGCTATTGCGGATTCAAAAGCGCGAGAGGCTATTGCGAACAGATGTATTGAAAAAGGCGCTAAACCATTGGCGGTTGAAGCCCGAACAGCTGCGAGCCTCGCTCAGAATGATATCGGGGAAGGGGCTTTGTTATGTGGAAATACAATCATCACAGCAAATGCCAAAATTGGAAAGTTCTTTCACGCTAATATCTTTAGTTATGTGGCGCATGATTGTGTAATTGGAGATTATGTAACCTTTGCTCCTAGGGTAAACTGTAATGGCAATGTCCATATTAAGGATCACGCCTATATTGGAACGGGTGCTATTTTGAAACAAGGGAGTTCTGAAAAGCCTCTTATCATTGGCGAGGGTGCGATTGTTGGAATGGGCGCTGTTGTAACAAAAGATGTGCCAGCCAATACCGTTGTAGTTGGAAATCCTGCACGACCACTAGGTAAATAA
- a CDS encoding M28 family metallopeptidase yields MLKKLLTAGVAALTLTGALVAQDHENAPEDVRRLHGFAAAVSADNIEKDIKKLVGFGTRHTLSDTKSDTRGIGAARRWIEAEFNRISEGCVADLEVYTVSDTVSGGRIPEPTEVVNVIAVQRGILDPDRIVIMSGDIDSRVSDVMNSTDDSPGANDNASGMAGTIEAARVLCQTKFPGTIVYAGLSGEEQGLYGGRILADHAKEQGWRIMGVLNNDMIGNIEGINGVIDNTTARVFSEGTRVNETPQEARQRRFWGGEVDSPSRNIARLVDKLADKYIPNLDVMMVYRLDRFRRGGHHRPFNEAGWPGVRIMETNENYNRQHQDIRTENGIKYGDTIDGVDFDYARKLTALNVVTLATFAGSPPFPVEVTIEGAVQPSTTVKWNIRPDVRERANLRGFRVYWRLTTDAQWRWSRFVGRDARELTLDNVVIDNYLFGVAAVANDGIETPVVFPGSMGRFDVMPTDDSEE; encoded by the coding sequence ATGTTGAAAAAATTACTCACAGCAGGTGTGGCTGCACTCACACTAACGGGTGCACTAGTTGCACAAGATCATGAAAATGCACCAGAGGACGTTAGGCGTCTGCATGGATTTGCTGCCGCGGTATCTGCGGATAACATAGAAAAAGATATTAAGAAACTTGTAGGCTTCGGTACACGCCATACGCTTTCAGATACCAAATCTGACACTCGAGGTATTGGTGCCGCTCGGCGCTGGATTGAGGCCGAGTTTAACCGGATATCTGAAGGATGTGTGGCTGATTTAGAAGTTTACACCGTCTCAGATACTGTGTCAGGTGGCAGAATTCCAGAACCAACAGAGGTGGTCAATGTAATTGCTGTTCAGCGTGGTATCCTTGACCCAGACAGGATTGTTATTATGTCTGGCGATATTGATAGCCGCGTATCTGATGTAATGAACAGCACAGATGATAGCCCGGGGGCCAATGATAATGCATCTGGCATGGCTGGTACCATTGAAGCAGCTCGTGTACTTTGCCAAACCAAATTCCCAGGCACGATTGTGTACGCAGGATTATCTGGAGAAGAGCAAGGGCTCTATGGTGGGCGTATTCTTGCAGACCATGCGAAGGAGCAGGGCTGGCGGATAATGGGCGTACTGAACAATGATATGATCGGTAATATCGAAGGTATTAACGGGGTTATTGATAATACAACTGCTCGAGTGTTTTCAGAGGGTACGCGAGTGAATGAAACACCTCAGGAAGCGCGCCAACGCCGCTTTTGGGGCGGAGAGGTAGATAGTCCGAGCCGGAATATTGCGCGTCTTGTTGATAAGCTAGCTGATAAATATATCCCGAATCTCGACGTTATGATGGTTTATCGGCTTGATCGTTTCCGTAGAGGTGGCCATCACAGGCCATTCAATGAAGCTGGCTGGCCTGGTGTTCGCATTATGGAAACCAATGAGAACTACAACCGCCAACACCAAGATATTCGTACTGAAAATGGTATCAAATACGGCGATACAATTGATGGCGTTGATTTTGATTACGCTCGTAAATTGACAGCGCTTAATGTTGTAACTCTAGCCACATTTGCTGGCTCTCCCCCATTTCCTGTTGAGGTTACAATTGAAGGGGCGGTTCAGCCTTCTACAACAGTAAAGTGGAACATTCGTCCCGATGTGCGCGAACGTGCTAATTTAAGAGGTTTCCGCGTTTACTGGCGGTTAACAACAGACGCGCAGTGGCGTTGGAGCCGTTTCGTTGGACGTGATGCTAGAGAGCTAACATTGGATAACGTGGTAATCGATAACTATCTCTTCGGTGTGGCAGCTGTTGCTAATGACGGCATAGAAACACCTGTTGTTTTCCCGGGTTCCATGGGGCGCTTTGATGTAATGCCCACGGATGATAGTGAAGAATAA
- the rplM gene encoding 50S ribosomal protein L13 yields MKTYSAKPSEIEKKWLIVDAEDLVLGRMAQAVAVVLRGKHKPTYTPHMDCGDNVIVINAEKVKLTGKKRTDKVYYRHTGHPGGIKSATAGEILDGRFPERVVEKAIERMIPKGPLGRQQMRNLRVYAGTEHPHAAQEPEVLDVAAMNPKNKR; encoded by the coding sequence ATGAAAACTTATTCCGCAAAACCATCGGAGATCGAAAAGAAATGGCTTATCGTTGACGCTGAGGACCTAGTTCTTGGTCGTATGGCTCAAGCCGTTGCTGTTGTTCTCCGCGGCAAGCACAAGCCAACATACACACCGCACATGGACTGTGGTGACAATGTTATCGTTATCAATGCTGAAAAAGTTAAACTTACAGGCAAAAAACGCACTGACAAAGTTTACTACCGTCACACTGGTCACCCAGGTGGTATTAAATCAGCAACTGCTGGCGAAATCCTTGACGGTCGCTTCCCAGAGCGCGTTGTTGAAAAAGCAATCGAGCGTATGATCCCTAAAGGTCCGCTTGGTCGTCAACAAATGCGTAACCTGCGTGTATACGCTGGTACTGAGCACCCACATGCTGCACAAGAGCCAGAAGTTCTGGACGTTGCAGCCATGAACCCTAAGAATAAGAGGTAA
- the rpsI gene encoding 30S ribosomal protein S9, whose amino-acid sequence MADLQDLKEITGEATAAVEATEERKPVVDAQGRSYATGKRKDAVARVWVKPGSGKITVNGRDQETYFARPTLRLVVNQPFQVAGRENQYDVVATVKGGGLSGQAGAVKHGISKALQLAEPELRAALKAAGFLTRDARVVERKKYGRAKARRSFQFSKR is encoded by the coding sequence ATGGCTGATCTTCAAGATCTTAAAGAAATCACTGGCGAAGCAACTGCAGCTGTGGAAGCTACAGAAGAGCGTAAGCCTGTTGTAGACGCACAGGGCCGTTCATACGCTACTGGTAAGCGTAAAGACGCTGTTGCACGTGTTTGGGTGAAGCCTGGTTCAGGTAAAATCACTGTAAACGGTCGTGATCAGGAAACATACTTTGCACGCCCAACACTACGTCTTGTAGTGAACCAACCTTTCCAAGTTGCTGGCCGTGAAAACCAGTATGACGTTGTTGCTACTGTAAAGGGCGGCGGTCTTTCTGGTCAGGCTGGTGCGGTTAAGCACGGTATCTCCAAAGCACTTCAGCTTGCTGAGCCTGAGCTTCGCGCTGCTCTTAAAGCTGCTGGCTTCCTAACACGCGATGCTCGTGTTGTTGAACGTAAGAAGTACGGTCGCGCAAAAGCTCGTCGTTCCTTCCAGTTCTCGAAGCGTTAA